The Platichthys flesus chromosome 10, fPlaFle2.1, whole genome shotgun sequence genome includes a window with the following:
- the colec11 gene encoding collectin-11 isoform X2: MFLVSTTVQGSCKSVHVENTFLLLSGKFLYSSLTSPCRRMRGEKLFLHTILTSVMMSLLPIQTTHGQQHYTEEPCTVQILVPGLKGEPGEKGLKGAPGRPGRVGPPGEIGRPGLNGQKGVMGRYGKVGPSGMKGVKGDLGDPGPMGPNGDPGVPCECTPMRNMIGEMDILVAQLSSELKFIKNAVAGIKETDSKVYLLVKEEKRYSDAEVYCQTRGGHLAMPKDEGANAAVAGYISEVGLSRVYIGIHDLDQEGVFTYVDRSPMTTFTKWRKGEPNNAYDDEDCAEMVASGEWTDVACQPTMYFVCEFDKDSV; the protein is encoded by the exons ATGTTTCTTGTGTCCACCACTGTTCAAGGCTCCTGCAAGTCCGTGCACGTTGAGAATAcgtttctccttctgtctggGAAGTTCCTCTACAG CTCGTTGACCAGTCCATGCAGaagaatgagaggagagaagctgtTTCTACACACGATACTAACGTCTGTCATGATGAGTCTCTTACCGATACAGACGACTCACGGACAGCAGCACTATACAGAGGAACCCTGCACTGTTCAGATCCTCGTCCCTGGACTCAAAG gagaaccaggagagaaAGGACTAAAAGGAGCACCGGGCAGACCGGGGAGAGTCGGCCCTCCTGGAGAAATCG GCAGACCTGGGCTTAATGGACAGAAAGGAGTTATGGGACGTTACGGAAAAGTGGGCCCCAGTGGAATGAAAG GAGTGAAAGGAGACCTGGGGGATCCAGGTCCAATGGGCCCTAATGGAGATCCAG GTGTTCCATGTGAGTGCACACCAATGAGGAACATGATTGGAGAAATGGACATTCTCGTGGCCCAGCTATCGTCTGAGctgaaattcattaaaaatg CTGTTGCTGGCAtaaaagagacagacagcaaAGTCTATCTGttggtgaaggaggagaaacgcTACTCCGACGCCGAGGTCTACTGTCAGACGAGGGGAGGGCACCTGGCCATGCCCAAGGATGAGGGAGCCAACGCGGCCGTCGCGGGGTACATCTCTGAGGTGGGCCTGAGCAGGGTCTACATCGGCATTCACGACCTGGACCAAGAGGGCGTTTTCACCTACGTGGATCGCTCTCCCATGACCACTTTCACAAAATGGAGGAAAGGAGAGCCCAACAACGCCTACGACGATGAAGACTGCGCGGAGATGGTGGCCTCTGGAGAGTGGACCGACGTGGCTTGCCAGCCCACCATGTATTTTGTCTGTGAATTTGACAAGGACAGTGTCTga
- the colec11 gene encoding collectin-11 isoform X1: MFLVSTTVQGSCKSVHVENTFLLLSGKFLYSSLTSPCRRMRGEKLFLHTILTSVMMSLLPIQTTHGQQHYTEEPCTVQILVPGLKGEPGEKGLKGAPGRPGRVGPPGEIGRPGLNGQKGVMGRYGKVGPSGMKGVKGDLGDPGPMGPNGDPGVPCECTPMRNMIGEMDILVAQLSSELKFIKNALPSPAAVAGIKETDSKVYLLVKEEKRYSDAEVYCQTRGGHLAMPKDEGANAAVAGYISEVGLSRVYIGIHDLDQEGVFTYVDRSPMTTFTKWRKGEPNNAYDDEDCAEMVASGEWTDVACQPTMYFVCEFDKDSV, translated from the exons ATGTTTCTTGTGTCCACCACTGTTCAAGGCTCCTGCAAGTCCGTGCACGTTGAGAATAcgtttctccttctgtctggGAAGTTCCTCTACAG CTCGTTGACCAGTCCATGCAGaagaatgagaggagagaagctgtTTCTACACACGATACTAACGTCTGTCATGATGAGTCTCTTACCGATACAGACGACTCACGGACAGCAGCACTATACAGAGGAACCCTGCACTGTTCAGATCCTCGTCCCTGGACTCAAAG gagaaccaggagagaaAGGACTAAAAGGAGCACCGGGCAGACCGGGGAGAGTCGGCCCTCCTGGAGAAATCG GCAGACCTGGGCTTAATGGACAGAAAGGAGTTATGGGACGTTACGGAAAAGTGGGCCCCAGTGGAATGAAAG GAGTGAAAGGAGACCTGGGGGATCCAGGTCCAATGGGCCCTAATGGAGATCCAG GTGTTCCATGTGAGTGCACACCAATGAGGAACATGATTGGAGAAATGGACATTCTCGTGGCCCAGCTATCGTCTGAGctgaaattcattaaaaatg CACTGCCCTCCCCTGCAGCTGTTGCTGGCAtaaaagagacagacagcaaAGTCTATCTGttggtgaaggaggagaaacgcTACTCCGACGCCGAGGTCTACTGTCAGACGAGGGGAGGGCACCTGGCCATGCCCAAGGATGAGGGAGCCAACGCGGCCGTCGCGGGGTACATCTCTGAGGTGGGCCTGAGCAGGGTCTACATCGGCATTCACGACCTGGACCAAGAGGGCGTTTTCACCTACGTGGATCGCTCTCCCATGACCACTTTCACAAAATGGAGGAAAGGAGAGCCCAACAACGCCTACGACGATGAAGACTGCGCGGAGATGGTGGCCTCTGGAGAGTGGACCGACGTGGCTTGCCAGCCCACCATGTATTTTGTCTGTGAATTTGACAAGGACAGTGTCTga